A stretch of the Engraulis encrasicolus isolate BLACKSEA-1 chromosome 19, IST_EnEncr_1.0, whole genome shotgun sequence genome encodes the following:
- the lgals3a gene encoding galectin-3 isoform X1: protein MADFSLADAIADDVPGAASKQGNTNPAGPASAPPPPTNPGWSAPGGPNYPAAGGPTQPPAPGGFPSGPSGPGAPNQFPGQYPSGPGAPTAPGGYPPGPGVPGQFPSGPGAPGQFPSMPGQGYPPGGAPPGQFPPPYNSGQFPTTPGGPPGPFPDMPYAPPGGGMYGPGGPGAFPPGPSPGFPGGGFPPVPTGSWGPPGGGFPAQPGGFPAQPGGPGSYGPGPMGPYGGPGAPGGMLPVPYDLPLHAGIMPRLLLTIVGEPVPGADRFQIDFVKGEDVVFHFNPRFPEEQVVRNSNLGGYWGPEERDGGFPFVPGRQFELKILVEQDCFKVAVDGVHLLEYEHRVGGFEEVTLLRVVGDVALYSAAPSMI, encoded by the exons ATGGCAGATTTTTCG CTAGCTGACGCCATTGCGGACGACGTTCCAGGAGCGGCCTCCAAACAAGGCAACACCAACCCCGCAGGCCCTGCCAgtgcccctccaccccccaccaaccccgGATGGTCGGCCCCTGGCGGTCCAAACTACCCGGCTGCAGGAGGCCCAACCCAACCGCCTGCCCCAGGGGGCTTCCCCAGCGGGCCCTCCGGTCCCGGAGCTCCTAACCAGTTCCCAGGACAGTACCCGTCAGGACCGGGGGCACCCACTGCTCCAGGTGGGTACCCCCCAGGCCCGGGCGTACCAGGACAGTTCCCCTCTGGCCCTGGGGCTCCGGGACAGTTCCCCTCCATGCCAGGGCAGGGGTACCCCCCCGGGGGAGCCCCGCCAGGACAGTTTCCCCCACCTTACAACTCGGGACAGTTCCCTACCACACCAGGCGGGCCTCCGGGGCCTTTCCCCGATATGCCTTACGCACCACCCGGGGGTGGGATGTATGGGCCAGGTGGCCCTGGAGCTTTCCCGCCTGGCCCATCCCCAGGCTTCCCGGGTGGAGGCTTCCCCCCAGTGCCTACAGGGTCATGGGGACCGCCCGGCGGTGGCTTCCCTGCCCAGCCTGGTGGCTTCCCTGCCCAGCCTGGTGGTCCTGGGTCTTACGGGCCGGGCCCCATGGGTCCCTACGGAGGACCTGGCGCTCCCGGAGGCATGCTG ccgGTGCCGTATGACCTGCCTCTTCATGCCGGCATCATGCCCCGCCTTCTCCTCACCATCGTTGGGGAGCCTGTGCCTGGAGCAGACCG TTTCCAGATAGACTTTGTGAAGGGAGAGGACGTGGTGTTCCACTTTAACCCACGCTTCCCTGAAGAGCAGGTGGTGAGGAACTCCAACCTGGGCGGCTACTGGGGGCCAGAGGAGCGGGACGGAGGATTCCCCTTCGTACCGGGCAGACAGTTTGAG CTGAAGATCCTGGTGGAGCAGGACTGCTTCAAGGTGGCGGTGGATGGCGTGCACCTGCTGGAGTATGAGCATCGGGTGGGCGGCTTCGAGGAGGTCACACTGCTGCGGGTGGTGGGAGACGTGGCCCTCTACAGCGCAGCGCCCAGCATGAtctga
- the lgals3a gene encoding galectin-3 isoform X2 produces MADFSLADAIADDVPGAASKQGNTNPAGPASAPPPPTNPGWSAPGGPNYPAAGGPTQPPAPGGFPSGPSGPGAPNQFPGQYPSGPGAPTAPGGYPPGPGVPGQFPSGPGAPGQFPSMPGQGYPPGGAPPGQFPPPYNSGQFPTTPGGPPGPFPDMPYAPPGGGMYGPGGPGAFPPGPSPGFPGGGFPPVPTGSWGPPGGGFPAQPGGFPAQPGGPGSYGPGPMGPYGGPGAPGGMLPPYRPPYF; encoded by the exons ATGGCAGATTTTTCG CTAGCTGACGCCATTGCGGACGACGTTCCAGGAGCGGCCTCCAAACAAGGCAACACCAACCCCGCAGGCCCTGCCAgtgcccctccaccccccaccaaccccgGATGGTCGGCCCCTGGCGGTCCAAACTACCCGGCTGCAGGAGGCCCAACCCAACCGCCTGCCCCAGGGGGCTTCCCCAGCGGGCCCTCCGGTCCCGGAGCTCCTAACCAGTTCCCAGGACAGTACCCGTCAGGACCGGGGGCACCCACTGCTCCAGGTGGGTACCCCCCAGGCCCGGGCGTACCAGGACAGTTCCCCTCTGGCCCTGGGGCTCCGGGACAGTTCCCCTCCATGCCAGGGCAGGGGTACCCCCCCGGGGGAGCCCCGCCAGGACAGTTTCCCCCACCTTACAACTCGGGACAGTTCCCTACCACACCAGGCGGGCCTCCGGGGCCTTTCCCCGATATGCCTTACGCACCACCCGGGGGTGGGATGTATGGGCCAGGTGGCCCTGGAGCTTTCCCGCCTGGCCCATCCCCAGGCTTCCCGGGTGGAGGCTTCCCCCCAGTGCCTACAGGGTCATGGGGACCGCCCGGCGGTGGCTTCCCTGCCCAGCCTGGTGGCTTCCCTGCCCAGCCTGGTGGTCCTGGGTCTTACGGGCCGGGCCCCATGGGTCCCTACGGAGGACCTGGCGCTCCCGGAGGCATGCTG CCTCCCTATAGGCCGCCATATTTTTGA